ACAAATCCGTGACGGGCCCGCCTCGGCCGCCTCCGGCTCCAGGTGCAGGAGTGTCCTTACACCGTGAGCACACCAGGCGCCGAGGAACCCAGCGGATGTTTTCTCCGGCTTCCACCACCGGGTCGGCAATGCTGTGTGACCAGCGCTGATACTCACTCAGCGGCTCGGAGATCACGCGGGCGCGGCGGACGGATCGTCCGGCCGCCACGTGGCCATGCAGAGTGTCACACCAGTCCTGAAGCCAGGCGAGGTCGTCGGGCTCACCTCTCTGCCACTTGGCCATGTGGGGTAGTTCTACGGCGGTGCCATATGAATCACGCTGCTCCAGGTGGATGGCCTCACGTCCGAAGCCGGTGAGCAGACCGCTGAACCGTCTTCGCTGATCGATCGCATTGCCATCCCTGCTAGAAAAATTGGAGCATCCGTTCCGGGATCTCCATTGCTGTCTCGCCTTCAGGGATGTCCATTTCGGCCAGCGCGTCCGCGTCGTCGATCACCCACCCCTGCACCACCCATGTGCCCCGATATGTGCGGTAGACCTCGGAGAGCCTGTTGGATTCGATTCCGGATCCTTACCGACCAGGGTTGGGCGCCTACTTCGGGGCGGGCCACGTCGGGGCTGCCGCCCGGTCGGCCAGCTCCGGGAAAGCCGGCTCCCAGACGGCGACGATGTGCCTGCTGATCAAGGTGCGCAGCACGGGCCACTGAGCCAGCAGCAGATGCTTGTTCAGCAGAGTGGTGAGGTCGTCGCGCTGACCTTCGGCGAGGACGGTCCGGTACATGCTCATCCGCAGCTTCGGCCGATCGAGGTCGTAGGTGCGCAGGCCTGACCAGGCCACATGTAGCGGCAACGGTACCGGTCCGCTCACCGGGCCGATCAGTTCGTCGAGGCTGGCGGGCAGGCGACGGGCGTAGCAGGCGCGCCGCACCTCGGCGGCTGTCATCGTCGGTTCGGGCTGGTTCTGTGGAGCCATGCGGCAATTATCCCGCCGACCGTTCGCCGCACTGCCCGTTCTTGACAGCCGCGACGAAGGTGGTCCAGCCGGTGGCCGGGAAGACCACGGCGGGGCCTGTGGGGTTCTTGCTGTCGCGGACGGGGACGAGGTCGGGTATGAGGTCGTGGACCTCGACGCAGCTTCCGTTGTCTCCGCCGCTGTACGACGACTTGCGCCACGCGGTGAGGGTGGACGCGTCGGTGATTTCGAGGCAGTCCCCGTTGTCCGGTCCGCTGTAGCTGGACTTGCGCCAACCTGTGAGAACCGATGCGTCAGGGATGTGCAGGCCGTCCATGGCTGTACTCCTCCGCCACTTTGCCGAGCAGGTCTTGGGATGCGTCGGGAGATAGCGCCGACGCACGGGCAAGATCGTAAGCGTCCTTGCACTTCTGGACCATCGCCGGATCGTCGATCAGGTTCCCTGTGTACAGGCCCTCCACGTAAGCGAGGTCAGGGCTGTCGTCGAAGCGCATCAGACTGAGCATGCTGTTCATGCAGGCGTGTGCACCCGAGGAACGGGGGACCACCTGAACCAGGATTCTCCCTCCGTGGGCCAGAGCCAAGATGTGTTGCAACTGCTCAGCCATGGCTTTTGGACCGCCGACCTCGGTTCGGATCACGTTCTCGTTCAGTACGAACCACATCGTGGGAGACAAAGGGTCCTTGAGGATTTCGGCACGGCGCACTCGGTTGACAACGAGCTTGTCAATCTCGCTCGGAATCGGATTCGGCTGGGACGTCCGATAGACCTCACGTGCATACGCGGGAGTTTGCAGAATGCCCGGCACCAGTGACACCGCGTACTCGCTGATCGCAATCGCCGTCTGCTCCGCCTCCAGCGCCGCCACGAAGTGGTCAGCCACTTCCACCACGTCAAGCGAGTCCAGGTAACGCTCGAAGAACCCCCCGGTGTTCAGCACCCTGTCCAGCCGCCGTGCGTCCTCCAGCTGCGGTTTTCGGCGGCCCGCCTCGATGTGGGCGATCATCGACGGCGAGAGGACGACCAGTTCCCCGAGTGCGACCTGCGTCAGGCCCGCTGCCTCCCGCCGGAGGCGGAGTTCTTCCCCGTACCGCTGCCGCGGCGACTTCTTTGCCTGCTGACCAGCCAATTGCCTTCCCCCTCTTGACAGCTCCCATGGAGAGCCGACGGTGCTTCACAGGCTACGGCCCGGAGCGTGAGCATCGCAGCACGGACGGTGATAACCGGTCAGAAGTGACGGAAGACGGAAGGCGGTACTGCGATGACGCAGCAGCAGGTAGTGAGGAACCCGATCGAGGACGCGGACGCCGTCTGCGACGAACTGCTCGCTGCCCTCAAAGCCGCAGGCATCACCCTCCCCTCCCTCGGCGTCGACCCCCTCTCGCTCGCCCCCGGCCACGAACCACGCCCCCTCATCGAGCTGGGGCGGTGCAACCTCGCCACCGCCAGGAAGCTCATCGCCGTGCTGCTGAGCGCGGACTGCGTACCGGCCGCGCCCCTCACCCTCGACGAGCTGGCGCGCCGTACCGAGGTGCTGGCCGACGAGATCCGGGCCCACCAGGTCCGCCTGCGCGGCGGTGCCCGCCCCGTACCGGAGGACGCGCCCCGTACGGGGCCTACGCCCCCTCGGAGTTGAGGATCCGTGCCACCGGCAGGCGCGCCGCCGTGCGTGCCGGGACCGCCGTGAGTACCGCGACCGCGAGCACCGCACCCAGGGCGCCGGCGCACAGCCATGAGGCCGAGGGCACGGTCATCTCGCCGGGGGTGAAGAGCCAGAGCAGCCCGAGGCCGAGGGGGATGCCGGCGAAGGCGCCCGGCAGCGCGGGCAGGAGCTGGGCGAGGGACAGGCCCGTGGTGACCTGGCCCGGCGTGGCGCCCAGGGTGCGCGCGATGGCCAGGGAGTACCGCGCCTCCGATGCCGTGGTCCACGTGATGACGATGATGTTGACGGTGGCGAGGACGGCGAACGCGCAGGCGACCGCGAGGTACAGGTGCCAGTCCTGGTCGTCGCGCAGGTTGCGCAGGGTCGTACCGCCCAGGTCGTAGCCCCGTCTGGGCTGGACGGAGAAGGACAGCAGCGCGGTGATCATGATGGTGGTGACCGCGATGCCGGCGGCGTGCAGGACCGCGTGGCCCGGGCGGCGGGCCGTCAGCCGCAGTCCGAGCAGGAGTGAGGTCGGGATGCGGACGGGCAGCGCGGTCAGGCCCGTGCGGAGCTGGGGTGGGCGGGGGGTGTCCGCCAGGGCGGGAACGGTGGCGGTGCGGGCGGCGCGGAGGGTCGGGGCCAGCACGGTGAGGGCGGTCACGCCGAGGGCGAGCACGGCCACGGACGTGACGGTGCCGGTGGTCGGCGGCGTGGGGCCGCCCAGCAGGGAGGCGCTGGGGTTGGCCACGGTGGGGACGAGCAGGGCCGCGGCGGTCAGTCCGAGCGCGCCGGCGAGCAGGGCGAGGGCCAGGTAGGGGACGAGCAGGACGGTGGCGACCACGCCGGGCGTGGCGCCGACGGCCTTGAGCAGCCCCACCCGGCGCGTCTGCTGCGCCGCGCGTGTCGCGGCCAGGCCCGCCAGTCCCGCCATGGCCAGGATGCCGAGCAGCCAGCCGCCTATGACCAGAATCGGCTGGGCATTGCTGAGCAGCACGTCGTCCTGGGAGGCGATGAACTGCCAACCGCTGAACATGGCCTGCAAGCCGCTTCCCCCGAAGGAGTCGCCCGGCCTCCTGAAGGAGTCGCTGAACGCCTTGGTGGCGGCCGGGTCCTTCAGCCTCAGGTTGAGCGCGTAGGTCAGCGGCGCCTCGGGCGTGGCGAGGGCCCTGGTGTCCTTCTCGGTGAGCCAGGCCAGGCCCATCGCGTCGCTCGGGCCGCCGCCCAGATCGGACAGCCTGCTGGTCCAGGGGTAGACCGGGGAGGCCGCGGTGACGGCGACACCGGCGACCGGGTAGGTCCGGCCGGCGAGGGTGACGCGGTCGCCGGCGCGGATGCCGAGCGCGGTGGCCAGGCCCCGTTCGACGACGACGGTGCCCGGGTGCAGCCAACTGCCCGAGGTCACCCGGGGGCGGTCCAGCGGGCCCGGGTCCGTGCCGCGGCCCTCGACCGTCATGTCCACCGTGGAGCCGCCCGCCGTCAGCTTCGTCCGCAGGACGGGGTGCGGACTGTCGTGGCTCAGCACGCGGGTGCTCCGGGCCACCTGTGCCAGGCCGTCGGGCGACCCCGACACGGCCACCACGTCCGGTCCGGCCGTCGCCTGCCTGGTCTTCTGGTAGAGCGTGCCGGTCGCCCCGAGCAGGGTCACGCCCATCGCCAGCGCGGTCGCGGCCGCCGTGATGGCGAGCAGGAACATCCCGGCCTGGCCGGGACGGCGGCGCAGGTCCTTCAGGACCAGGCGGGAGACGAGGAGGATGCGGCCCACGGTCTCAGCCCTCCAGCCCGATCAGGCCGCCGAGCCCGCCGAAGCCGCCGAGCCCCAGGTGCCCGGTCCCGCCGCGGCCGGGGTGCCCGGTCGGCTCGTCGGCCATCCTGGCGTCGTCGTCCATGCGCACGTCGTCGACGAACATCCCGTCGCGCATCGAGATCAGCCGGTCCGCCGTCGCGGCCACCGTCTCGTCATGCGTGACGATCACCAGCGTCTGCCCGGCGCGGCGCAGGTCCTCGAAGAGCCTGAGCACGTCCAGCGTGGCGGCGCTGTCCAGGTTCCCCGTCGGCTCGTCGGCCAGTACCACCTGCGGTTCGTTCGCCAAAGCCCGTGCGACGGCGACCCGCTGGCGCTGCCCGCCGGACAGCTCCGACGGCAGGTACCCCGTCCGGTCGTCGAGCCCGACCCGCTCCAGCAGCGCGCGTGCGCGCCGCCTGGCCGTGCACGGCGTGCATCCGGCCAGCAGCGCCGGGAGTTCGACGTTCTCCGCCGCGGTCAGCTCCTCCATCAGGTGGAACGCCTGGAAGACGAATCCCACGGCGTCGCGGCGCAGCCGGGCCAGCGCCCGTTCGCTCATCGTGTCGGTGCGCCGCCCGGCGAGCCACAGCTCCCCGGCGGTGGGCCGCTCAAGGCCGCCGAGCAGGTGCAGCAGGGTGGACTTCCCGCAGCCGCTCGGCCCCATCACTGCCAGCATCTGGCCCGCCGGCACGTCCAGGTCGACGCCGTCGACCGCGCGCACCAGCGCCGGTTCCTCGCCGTGCTCCCTGGACAGGCCCCGGGCCCGTATCACTGCCCGTATCACGCCGGTGTCGCCGAACGCGTTCATGAGCCGTCCGCCCCCTTCGCATCCCCCGTACGCGCGGACCACTTCCGCTCGCACGCCTCCAGCCAGCGCAGGTCTGCCTGGAGCCGGAGCGTGATGCCCTCCAGCAGCAGACCGGCGTTCGAACCGTCCGGCTCGGCCATCGCCGCCCGCCGCGCATCCCGCAGCCTGCGCATCAGCTCGCGCCGCTGCGCGGCCACCAGCTCCACCGGATCGGCCGACCCGGACGCCGCGGCGGCCGACAGCTTGAGGTGGAACTCCGCGAGGTCCGGCTTCGGCCAGCGCACGTCGGCCAGCCACTCGGCCACCCGCTGCTGCCCGGCGGACGTCAGCGCGTACACCTTGCGATCGGGCCGGTCCGGCAGGCCGTCG
The nucleotide sequence above comes from Streptomyces sp. TS71-3. Encoded proteins:
- a CDS encoding PadR family transcriptional regulator, whose translation is MGKPADEPMEGVAVQDVVLAMLGKEPAHGYDLRARLRAELGPLGEGMNPGQVYVTLARLEKAGLVTCERTDGLPDRPDRKVYALTSAGQQRVAEWLADVRWPKPDLAEFHLKLSAAAASGSADPVELVAAQRRELMRRLRDARRAAMAEPDGSNAGLLLEGITLRLQADLRWLEACERKWSARTGDAKGADGS
- a CDS encoding FtsX-like permease family protein; protein product: MGRILLVSRLVLKDLRRRPGQAGMFLLAITAAATALAMGVTLLGATGTLYQKTRQATAGPDVVAVSGSPDGLAQVARSTRVLSHDSPHPVLRTKLTAGGSTVDMTVEGRGTDPGPLDRPRVTSGSWLHPGTVVVERGLATALGIRAGDRVTLAGRTYPVAGVAVTAASPVYPWTSRLSDLGGGPSDAMGLAWLTEKDTRALATPEAPLTYALNLRLKDPAATKAFSDSFRRPGDSFGGSGLQAMFSGWQFIASQDDVLLSNAQPILVIGGWLLGILAMAGLAGLAATRAAQQTRRVGLLKAVGATPGVVATVLLVPYLALALLAGALGLTAAALLVPTVANPSASLLGGPTPPTTGTVTSVAVLALGVTALTVLAPTLRAARTATVPALADTPRPPQLRTGLTALPVRIPTSLLLGLRLTARRPGHAVLHAAGIAVTTIMITALLSFSVQPRRGYDLGGTTLRNLRDDQDWHLYLAVACAFAVLATVNIIVITWTTASEARYSLAIARTLGATPGQVTTGLSLAQLLPALPGAFAGIPLGLGLLWLFTPGEMTVPSASWLCAGALGAVLAVAVLTAVPARTAARLPVARILNSEGA
- a CDS encoding ABC transporter ATP-binding protein — encoded protein: MNAFGDTGVIRAVIRARGLSREHGEEPALVRAVDGVDLDVPAGQMLAVMGPSGCGKSTLLHLLGGLERPTAGELWLAGRRTDTMSERALARLRRDAVGFVFQAFHLMEELTAAENVELPALLAGCTPCTARRRARALLERVGLDDRTGYLPSELSGGQRQRVAVARALANEPQVVLADEPTGNLDSAATLDVLRLFEDLRRAGQTLVIVTHDETVAATADRLISMRDGMFVDDVRMDDDARMADEPTGHPGRGGTGHLGLGGFGGLGGLIGLEG
- a CDS encoding helix-turn-helix transcriptional regulator, with the translated sequence MAGQQAKKSPRQRYGEELRLRREAAGLTQVALGELVVLSPSMIAHIEAGRRKPQLEDARRLDRVLNTGGFFERYLDSLDVVEVADHFVAALEAEQTAIAISEYAVSLVPGILQTPAYAREVYRTSQPNPIPSEIDKLVVNRVRRAEILKDPLSPTMWFVLNENVIRTEVGGPKAMAEQLQHILALAHGGRILVQVVPRSSGAHACMNSMLSLMRFDDSPDLAYVEGLYTGNLIDDPAMVQKCKDAYDLARASALSPDASQDLLGKVAEEYSHGRPAHP
- a CDS encoding DUF6879 family protein: MDQRRRFSGLLTGFGREAIHLEQRDSYGTAVELPHMAKWQRGEPDDLAWLQDWCDTLHGHVAAGRSVRRARVISEPLSEYQRWSHSIADPVVEAGENIRWVPRRLVCSRCKDTPAPGAGGGRGGPVTDLSTAPEIGSAADAYFSYAHARPVWRYSSTGMGSTPARIRAV
- a CDS encoding DUF397 domain-containing protein, giving the protein MDGLHIPDASVLTGWRKSSYSGPDNGDCLEITDASTLTAWRKSSYSGGDNGSCVEVHDLIPDLVPVRDSKNPTGPAVVFPATGWTTFVAAVKNGQCGERSAG